In Streptomyces venezuelae, the sequence GCAGCCCCAGCGCCTCGGTTTCCAGCAGTGCGCGCAGCCGCATGATGTCGCCGCCGATCTGTCTCGAATGTTGCCGTTGGAAATCGGGCAGGTCGTCGCATCCTGCCTTTCATACGAATCTACAAGACGGGGGAGGTCGTCAGCCAACTCCTTCATGGTTTCAGTGACTGCACCGGGGGGCGAGCGGCTTGTGTACTGGGTCCACACCGCGTTAACAGCACGTGAACGACCAGTCGAGGACTCTCGGGCCTCCTGGCTTGAAGTAAACGACACGATGAAGAAGAAGAGAGCCGCTCATGGACTTCCTTCGCCCCGCCAGCTGGGAGGAGGCGCTCGCCGCCAAGGCGGCGTTCCCCTCGGCCGTGCCGATCGCCGGTGGCACCGACGTGATGGTCGAGATCAACTTCGACCACCGCCGGCCGGAATACCTCCTGGACCTGAACCGCATCGGTCTGCTGCGGGAGTGGGAGGTCGGCGAGGACGTGGTCCGTCTGGGCGCCTCCGTCCCCTACACCCAGATCATGGAGAACCTCCGCACGGAGCTCCCGGGTCTCGCGCTCGCCTCGCACACGGTCGCGTCCCCGCAGATCCGCAACCGCGGCGGTGTCGGCGGCAACCTCGGTTGTGCCTCGCCGGCCGGCGACTCCCACCCCGCACTGCTCGCGGCGGGTGCCGAGGTCGAAGTCGAGTCCGTACGCGGCTCCCGTCTCATCCCGATCGACGCGTTCTACACGGGTGTGAAGCGCAACGCGCTCGCCGCGGACGAGCTCATCAAGTCCGTTCACATCAAGAAGGCGGACGGCCCCCAGCAGTACTCCAAGGTCGGTTCCCGCAACGCGATGGTCATCGCGGTGTGCGCGTTCGGTCTGGCGCTGCACCCGCAGACCCGCACGGTCCGTACCGGCATCGGTTCGGCCGCGCCGACCCCGATCCGGGCGAAGGCCGCCGAGGAGTTCCTGAACGCCGCGCTCGAAGAGGGCGGCTTCTGGGAGTCCGGCAAGGTCATCACCCCGTCGATCGCCAAGCAGTTCGGTGACCTCGCCTCCGGCGCGGCCAACCCGATCGACGACGTCCGCGGCACGGCGAAGTACCGCCGTCACGCGGTCGGCATCATGGCTCGCCGCCAGCTCGTCTGGACCTGGGAGCAGTACCGCGGTACCGGCAACGGCCGCTCGCTTGAAGGGGCTGCGTAATCATGCGCGTCAATTTCACGGTCAACGGCCGTCAGCAGGAAGCCGACGACGTGTGGGAGGGCGAGTCCCTTCTCTACGTCCTGCGTGAGCGCCTGGGCCTGCCGGGTTCCAAGAACGCCTGTGAGCAGGGCGAGTGCGGTTCCTGCACCGTCCGCCTCGACGGTGTGCCGGTCTGTTCGTGCCTGGTGGCCGCCGGTCAGGTCGAGGGCCGCGACGTCGTGACCGTCGAGGGTCTGGCGGAGTTCGCCAAGCAGCGCGACGAGCACGGGCACGGCGGTGCCTGCGGCACCGGCGGCGGCTGCGGCAGCAAGGGCGTGTCCCTGGACGTCGCCAAGCAGTGGCAGGCCAGGCCCGCCGACTCGCAGACCGGTGAGGGTGCTCCGCTCTCCACCGTCCAGCAGGCGTTCATCGATGCCGGCGCCGTCCAGTGCGGTTTCTGCACCCCGGGCCTGCTGATCCAGGCGGACGCGCTCCTGGAGGAGAACTCCTCCCCCTCCGACCAGGACATCCGTGAGGCCCTGTCCGGCAATCTCTGCCGCTGCACGGGCTACGAGAAGATCCTCGACGCGGTCCGCCTCGCGGCCGCCCGTCAGGGAGAGGCGGTCTGACCATGGCGCACAACACCCGCACCGTGCCGGCCGGTACGCCGACCAACGTCACCCAGAAGCACACCAAGGGCGGCATCGGCGAATCGATTCTCCGCCCGGACGGCACCCTCAAGGTCACCGGCGAGTTCGCGTACTCCTCGGACATGTGGCACGAGGACATGCTCTGGGGCCAGACGCTGCGCAGCACCGTCGCCCACGCCGAGATCGTCTCCATCGACGTCTCCGAGGCCCTCGCCATGCCCGGCGTCTACTCGGTGCTGACGTACGACGACCTGCCGGCCGAGATGAAGAACTACGGCCTGGAGATCCAGGACACCCCGGTGCTCGCCGACGGCCGGGTGCGTCACCACGGTGAGCCGGTCGCCCTCGTGGCCGCCGACCACCCCGAGACCGCCCGCCGCGCGGCCGCCAAGATCAAGATCGACTACCGCGAGCTGCCGCTCGTCACCGACGAGGCCTCCGCCCTCGCCGCGGACGCGCCGCTGATCCACGAGGGCCGTACCGACCACCACATCGGCCACGTCCCGCACCCGAACATCGTGCACCGCCAGCCGATCATCCGCGGCAACGTGGAAGAGGCCCGCAAGCGCGCCGACGTCATCGTCGAGGGCGAGTACACCTTCGGCATGCAGGACCAGGCCTTCCTCGGCCCGGAGTCCGGTCTGGCCGTGCCCTCCGAGGACGGCGGCGTCGAGCTGTACGTCGCCACCCAGTGGCTGCACTCGGACCTCAAGCAGATCGCCCCGGTCCTCGGTCTCCCCGAGGAGAAGGTCCGCATGACGCTGTCGGGCGTCGGCGGTGCCTTCGGCGGCCGCGAGGACATCTCGATGCAGATCCACGCCTGCCTGCTGGCCCTGGCCACGAACAAGCCGGTGAAGATCGTCTACAACCGGTTCGAGTCCTTCTTCGGCCACGTGCACCGCCACCCGGCGAAGCTCTACTACGAGCACGGCGCCACCAAGGACGGCAAGCTCACGCACATGAAGTGCAAGATCGTCCTGGACGGCGGCGCGTACGCGTCCGCCTCCCCGGCGG encodes:
- a CDS encoding FAD binding domain-containing protein, which produces MDFLRPASWEEALAAKAAFPSAVPIAGGTDVMVEINFDHRRPEYLLDLNRIGLLREWEVGEDVVRLGASVPYTQIMENLRTELPGLALASHTVASPQIRNRGGVGGNLGCASPAGDSHPALLAAGAEVEVESVRGSRLIPIDAFYTGVKRNALAADELIKSVHIKKADGPQQYSKVGSRNAMVIAVCAFGLALHPQTRTVRTGIGSAAPTPIRAKAAEEFLNAALEEGGFWESGKVITPSIAKQFGDLASGAANPIDDVRGTAKYRRHAVGIMARRQLVWTWEQYRGTGNGRSLEGAA
- a CDS encoding (2Fe-2S)-binding protein; protein product: MRVNFTVNGRQQEADDVWEGESLLYVLRERLGLPGSKNACEQGECGSCTVRLDGVPVCSCLVAAGQVEGRDVVTVEGLAEFAKQRDEHGHGGACGTGGGCGSKGVSLDVAKQWQARPADSQTGEGAPLSTVQQAFIDAGAVQCGFCTPGLLIQADALLEENSSPSDQDIREALSGNLCRCTGYEKILDAVRLAAARQGEAV